From Erigeron canadensis isolate Cc75 chromosome 5, C_canadensis_v1, whole genome shotgun sequence:
GCATGCAtatgtttttttgattttgcatcATCAAATGTTtcaatgttttgatttttgaatcaaatactatgttttttttttttttttgcagattATTAATTAATTCCGGGTTACTTTCAAAACAGCCTAGCTAGCTATtgacatagatatatatagtagtACGAAAGAAGATGAATCGTAAAGAGCAAACTTTATATGGTTCGGGAGCACTTGTAGCGATTACAGTGATTTTGTCATTAAAGTTGCTCCTTGACCATCTTCTTCATTGGAAGAAACCCAAGGAACAAAAGGCGATACTCGTTATCATCCTCATGGCGCCTATTTACGCTATCAACTCCTATGTTGGTTTGCTTCAAATCCGTGGGAGTGAAACTTTTTTTGAGTTGTTGGATTCAATCAAAGAATGCTATGAGGGTTTGGTAATTAACAGTTGCAACTAATAACACCTATATGGCATTATAATAAATTTTAGCATATAATTAGGGCATAGAAAGGCATCCTGCTTATCATGCATGTATGATTTTTAATAACACTTCTCATCATGTGTTTGAACTTCTAATTAGGATGGCATATCAGCTTATATGAATGAGATTATTCAATAATACACGTTGAATGGTGAGATTACACATAGAAATTGTGGTATTAGTAGATCCATAATCAAAGAAGTGTTTGCGATTATTGCAGATAAATGAAACAACAGATACGGTAGAGCTAGGACAGTTATTGTATGAGGTCTATCCTGTGCTAGATGTCAGTAATAAGTACCAATAACCAAATTAATGACATGATACCAGTTGATATGATGATGTGACAGATGACAAGACAACTTATATGGTTGTTATATTAGTAAAATGTCAGCGGATAAAAAGCTCATTAGATACACAAAATAGCAAAGTATTGAATTTTTGTTACACAAACCGTTTGGAAATATGctacatacaatttttttatccATGACAAGTTGAATGCTTTTTTGTGCACTTAGTCCTCAACAGTCAACATGGGAGGTAACATATACAATTGTTTCATTTAGCTAATCTTCTTGTTTATCTAATGAAGGTCATGGCTAAGTTCTTGGCTTTGCTGTATACTTACTTGGACATATCTATAAGTAAGAATATGGTACCTGATGAGATCAAAGGAAGAGTCATTCACCATTCCTTCCCAATGACTCTTTTCCAGGTAAGTTTCTTCCAATTTTGTCGAATTCATAGGCGTGATAGATCAACATTCTTTTAGTAACTCACTTGCATTTCAAAGTTATTGATTGAGTAAATTATACATATGTTAAGCCAAAGATATAAAGAGTACATAAATAGAGAAATTGATGGGAAACATGACTTACAAGTATATGAATTGCAGCCTCATACAGTCCATTTGAACCATTACAAACTGCAACTCCTCAAGTACTGGACATGGCAATTTGTGGTGATTCGACCTGTGTGCTCTGTTGTGATGATAGTTCTTCAACTTCTTGAAATATATCCTGATTGGCTTAGCTGGACAATTACTCTAATACTTAATGTATCGGTTTCATTGGCTTTATACGCCCTCGTGGTGTTCTACCATGTATTTGCTAAAGAATTAGCACCACATAAGCCTCTTGCCAAGTTTTTATGTGTCAAAGGGATCGTTTTCTTCTGTTTTTGGCAGGTATGGTGCTCACttgatttggattttttttttcttaaaactctaCCGAGCTCTGAAAGGTCATAATGGATTATTTATTGCAGGGTGTCTTGCTTAGCATTCTGGTGGCAATGGATATAATCACGGCGGATCATTACTGGTTAGATGTAGCTCATATTCAACAAGCGCTGCAAAACATGCTGGTGATCATAGAGATGatatttttttcagtttttcaaATGCATGCATATACTGCTGCTCCATACAAAGATAAAGTTGtcaaagagaagaaaaaagacTGATTGACAAAACATCCCCCAAATGTTTGTAGAGCTTCTGTTTTTGGTTGTAATCTGCTTTTGGAGAATCTTTAACCTactctttaaatttttttaaacggGTTGATCAACTTGGGTAAAAAAATATCCTTTGACTTCATAGTTCATACAAAGTCGGTTGCTCAAATATCATCTATAGTCGACACGCCTGATGAAAAGGAGTTGCAGTATGTTCCAAAATTGTACAAGTAGAAACAAACTTTGCCGATGTTACAGTCAAACAGAAATCTGTTTCTGTGGTAATTTAAGGAGCCCAGAATCTAGGTAATTCATGTACATTGTTCTATTTAGACTAAAAATGTTGGTCA
This genomic window contains:
- the LOC122601574 gene encoding LOW QUALITY PROTEIN: transmembrane protein 184C-like (The sequence of the model RefSeq protein was modified relative to this genomic sequence to represent the inferred CDS: inserted 1 base in 1 codon; substituted 1 base at 1 genomic stop codon), yielding MNRKEQTLYGSGALVAITVILSLKLLLDHLLHWKKPKEQKAILVIILMAPIYAINSYVGLLQIRGSETFFELLDSIKECYEGLINETTDTVELGQLLYEVYPVLDVMAKFLALLYTYLDISISKNMVPDEIKGRVIHHSFPMTLFQPHTVHLNHYKLQLLKYWTWQFVVIRPVCSVVMIVLQLLEIYPDWLSWTITLILNVSVSLALYALVVFYHVFAKELAPHKPLAKFLCVKGIVFFCFWQVWCSLDLDFFFLXNSTELXKVIMDYLLQGVLLSILVAMDIITADHYWLDVAHIQQALQNMLVIIEMIFFSVFQMHAYTAAPYKDKVVKEKKKD